The genomic region TGGAGAAAAGGATGCAGATGTTCTTGTTAACGTGAAAGATGGTGCTATTGTTGTTTTTGACGCTGATCTTGTTCAGTGTGATCTTGATGCAAACAGATACAGACTTATTGCTGCTCCAATAGCCAGAACAGCTACAGAAGTTGTAGGTAAAAGACAGACTATGAACATTGTTGCTCTTGGAGTTCTTCAGGTTGCTCTCGAAAGTAGTGAATGTCCAATATCAGAAGAATCGTTCATTAAAGCTATAGAAAAGGCTGTTCCTTCAAGGTTTGTTGAACTAAACAAGAAGGCCTTTGCAGAAGGTGTAAAAATAGGAAAAGAAGCTCTTAACAGAGCATAAAAGAACGGGGGATTGCTCCCCGTTCTTAATAAACTTTCCATTCTTTTATCTTTCCTAAGCCGCCGTTGCTATCTATCTGATTTTTCAGTTCGCAGTATAAATCGCTATAAAAAGATGGTATTCCAAGTGCTGTTCCATTTTCACAGAAATTTTTTATCTCCTGGTATGTAAGACCGCTCGGGTTTGTGTTTTTTGCAAATTGCCATTTATCAAATGTAGCGTTACCGTCAGCAACTATCATTGCCCAGTTTCTCCCTTGGGTACCTTTACCCGTTACATGAATATTTTCTGCATATATTCCTTTGTCAGCCCAGATAATATAATTTGTTAACAGGTCTGTTTTACCGGTTTGATGAACAAGTTTTGCATTTACGTCTATTGTTCCTGGAGTGACTATAAATACATTGGATATAGTTGATGTGTCTTGTCTTCCTTTTACTTCAAGCAGTCCACCAGAACCACCTGATTTCTCTATTGATTCGCCTGCATATATTAATGTGTTGTATCCATTGTCAGTCTTTCCTGTGTATTTAATTTTACTGTGTGAAGAAGTTCCAAACACCAAATTTTCTCCGGCAATAATTTCAAGATTCCATTCTGATTTGTGTCCTTTATCGGTTATTTCATTGTTTACATAGATATCTTTTTTAGCGGCTAATATTAATTGGTCTTCGTTTATTGCTGTGTTAACGGTTATATTTTTTCCACAGATTGTTACTGTTCCATCTCTGTTTATATCTGATGGTGCTGATGATATTGTAATGTCACTATTATAGTCACCATAATCGCAAGCTGATTCGTCAGGATACAATGCAGTTGCATTGATTTCTGCAGCTTTTGGGAGATTTGGATTTGTAATACTGTGGATTTTAAAACCTATATTTTCCAGCTCTGTTTTCAGTTCCGAGTTAATTTCAGCAACTCCCATTTCTGCTTCTGTCCAGTCATCGGAATTAAGATTTCCTACATCAAATTTGCCATTTATAGAGAATGGATAGAAAGTTCCATTTGATTCTGTTACGACTTCAACGACCCTTAAACTGTTGTTTTTTTCGCCCACGGAAATAATTGTGTATGTGCCGTCAGTTCCTCTAAAAATAGCCACCTGATATTCACCATTATTTAGGTTTTGAGGTTGGGATAAATAAATTTCGCTTATTTCTCCATTATTAACTCTTGCTTGTATTTCGGAAAATCCATTTGCATTTCTTATTCTTGCAGGTAATGAGTTAATGTTTGATGGGTCTATTTCCGAGAAGCTGGTGAAATAGTTATTCTTAAGGCTTGTTAAACCGACTTCGGCACCGCTTTCTGCTAACTTTAGCGCTTCTACTGAAGACTTTGTAGAACTTGTAGATTTGGTTTCACCTGTAATCATATAAGTGGCAACTGCACCGG from Desulfurobacterium sp. TC5-1 harbors:
- a CDS encoding 2-oxoacid:acceptor oxidoreductase family protein, whose protein sequence is MRYEIRVIGSAGQGSLLAAYVLAAAAVQEGYHVTQTATYGAAMRSGTSMGDVVISNEPIDFPKVFNLDAVVIQSQEAYDEMVGGKPVRLDPECGEKDADVLVNVKDGAIVVFDADLVQCDLDANRYRLIAAPIARTATEVVGKRQTMNIVALGVLQVALESSECPISEESFIKAIEKAVPSRFVELNKKAFAEGVKIGKEALNRA